GTCGGCCATCAGCCAGACGCGACACGTGTTGTTGCTGGGCCACGTAGTGTTAAGTGTCAGAAAGATTCCGAAATATCCAAATGGAATCAGCCCCCGACTCAACACCTGTTGTCGGAGACTTGGCAGTCgttgaaaatgaaaataaattgcCCTCTCCATCGTTTATCCGATTGCAAAGCATCCTTTGTTCCTTTTCCTCggtttccccctcccccaattcaagtcagattttcCACAATTCCAGCAAGTTCGGACAAACTTATGTGGACAAGCCATCTTAATTGGAACATCAGAGTATATTAAAACTTGAGATATCAGCTACACGCCATAGAAGGCTCTCCAATCAAATCTACAGGTTGACCAATTACATAATCAACCATCAATAGTTCACCATCCATTTCGCCCAAGTTACTAGAAAACATGAATAAACGACATTCAACTCCACATACAGCTACTAAACAATGAAataacacattacatttaagcCAACTTTTAAAATAAGCGCACCTACCGGTGTTATTAGATCACACGGCCACTGCAGCTGCCCCCAGTCAGgtaacagaaagagaaagaaatgacGGTTGAGTTTGAGTTTTTATACAAGGGGAGGCGGCCTCGGTGCGCTGCACCCCCCACTTCCTATACCCCTCCCTAATCGAACCCGCAAATCACACATTTCAGCGAAAAGTTATGCCCGCCTGTCGTAATACGTCATGTTGTCGTAAGAAACCTGTACGTTGACTTAATCATTGCTAAGTGATGGCTTGGGATTGTCTACGACAGGTCTGGATTCATACATTGTCATTCGTTTTCAACATTTTCTTAAAAAATTAAAGATGGAAATACTGTGTTTTCCAACGTTCTGCAATGAATACGtcaataaacacattttattgCATTGTCGCCATGACCTTTCGTCATGGTGTTTAAATACATGCAATTCACCAGGCTTTAATGTTGGGAACAATTAACCCAATGAACCATTTAAGTATTTCAATGATCAAACAATGTAGTTAGTGCTTTCTTTCGAAAATAGCTAGCATAGGATGCTACATTCTGTCTTGTCACCAAAATAAGTCATTAGATTCACATAACCTTCAAATCAATTGATAATGTTGTCATTTTAAAACCATGTTTATCACAACAATCCATCACAACAAGTGATTTTATTTTCTTGTCTTTAGGTTTAATACCCAGTGACCAGGTGACATACTATCAAAAAGGTACATTCATAGGATTTTCCTATAATTACTACTCAGATAGGCTAGTTTATCCACAGGAGCATAGTCTAATCACAATCACAATCAGTATTTACCCTAGATAGTCCTGTCAACATAACAGGATTATTCAAATTATGTGATTTACACCAGAACAGTGTACTGACCAGGTAGGACCCAGACTCATTGTTAGAAAAGCCTTGAGGACACCTCTACCCCACACCcacattcaaatgtaaacaaGGGGAAGCTGATTGAATAAAGTCAGTGGGGTAAGcacatataggcctactgtattccAAAGGGAATTTGTTGTCTTGCCAGGAAAACAAAAGCAAAAGAATCAATCACTTGCTGGAGGTCAAGTTTATTTGACTATAAAGTCCAATTGTGGATGCAACATCTAAAAATGTTAGTTGCTGATGGCGAGGTCATAGGGTCAGAGTCAGCGTCTGGTGGCAGACCTTCATCTCTGCCACATGCCTAGTTTAGAACAGCTGGcatctctctgcagctctcccCGACTggactgtgccccccccccccccatacgaTTGCCTTtctcgtcctcccctccctccctctcccatatGCCTCTCttgtcccccttcccctcccgacAGCCTCACTCGTCCTCTCCCCAGCTCAGGTAATAGCCACTTGGTCGGCTGGCAGCTGCTGCTTTCAATCAAGCTACAGCTTAGTATATTATAGAGGgaacgaaggagagagagagcggggggtgTAAGGGAGAGAAGGGTACACTAGTAGTATCAGGAAATGAAAGCATGTGTACAACAGTACAATAGTAAAAATATAGATACTTTAGGATTCTGCCAGACAGATGGAAACCACATTCCTATGACAGATTCGAAGGCCAAAGCTTATGTCCACAGACAACCAATCACGGCAACTGTTTTCTACTATCCTCAAGGCCGCCGGTTTTGACAGACGtgaaatcttcttcttcttcaaaataAAGTTTACCTCCAAAGGACAAGCCTCTCTGATCCTCACTAAACTGTATATAAGTTTCAGCTGTTGGGCATtttagggggaggggagacagggttgCTGCCCTTTTCCCTTTCAAGAGTTATGGTTAAGGTTCATTTGTGTCCAGCAAAAACATTTCTAAATGTTCTTCAGGGGTATGATGAAGAAACACAGTGGGAACACAGCTTCAAAACGCAAAGGTACGTGTTAGTCAGGAAAGGGTGTAGCACAGAAACTAGATAAGCAGGATTTACTTTCTTTAGTCTTCATTTGCTCTAATGGCAGTTTGCTGATGTCTGACCAAACAACATTATTGTTGTGCAGAAAACGTGGATTTTAGGATTGTATTTGTTTCACGTAAAACTTTAAAACCAATCACATCAAACTGCCTGTATGGTAGAAACACCTGACTTCCATCTACAGAAGAGCGCATGTGGAATGCAGACAAGTGTTTAGGACAAGTGTTTCAATATGGAGTGatatgaagaaaaaataaaagaaacagggggagagagtgaaagtcaGGAGGTGAGTCCCAGAGGGTGGTTAGTAAGATAGAGAAATGGGAGAAGATGGAGAAACACGGCAGAGACCGAGCAAGAAGAGGAAGCAAAGATACAGAGGTATGTGCCGCTAACTCAGAGGCATGGAGACGACTGCATTGGCATGAACCCAAGTTGAGCTCAGCTCTTAGGttgacacccaaacacacacacacacacacacacacacacacacacacacacacacacacacattaagagcAGCAAGGAACTTGACCTGCTCTGGCTAAGAGGGAGATTGGAGACAGATGAAGAGAATGTAGCTGTCCTCATGTCTGGCCAggcctcccaaacacacacactttcccctctgcccctcctcttAGATACATACTTTGGCTCACCAATTAGTTAGTTAGTTGGCTCACACTGGCCTATGAAGCTCACACAACCTTTGTTCGGTGCTAAATCGCTGTCACTGGCACAATTGATGAGAAACACATGACTGGTGCCccagtgagagaacacactcacaGTACTGCAATgttgcagggctggagggaaaTCAGACAGGGATCTTCATACATGCTCTCGAGTTTTGATGTGATTTAACATGGTCAAGCTACAGTTTAGCGCAACAGCTGGGATCTTATTTCACAGGCAGACTAGAACAGGAGAGGGTGGGCGGTGCTCCTTGTGAACGGAGCGACTTCCTGGCTGGAGTGTCAGTGTTGACTCACAGGCTTGGCTTGTGCTCGTCAGCTACCAACAGCTCCctgctcagtctctctctttctccttcacacacacagttgcctCTGCCTGTATACAGGGAGCTATGTTCCATCAGCACTaagccttcctccctcttcttacATAGGCTTAGACTCAGAAGTCTGGAATCGGGTCTGAAAGTGAGAGTCTGAATTGAAATCACCGAGACTGACACGCAACCCTGCTTCTCTTTCCGAGTGTCTTCCAGGGATCTAAAATGAGATCCAAACACGAAAGCTACTGTCACTACTGAACATAGAATTATATTATTACCCAATTAAAATCCGGATTTGTTTTAAAGTTCTTATCTTTCTATCTGAGATCACTTAAATATGCAAGTTTCCCCATCTCAGTGCTGAGAACATTTAAATGTATGCGCTCGCATCACAgtgccttccctccctctgagAACAGCAGGAAGCCAGGGCTTGGGTTTCACACTTGCTAATTCAGCCCATTTGGTCGGCCTATTCTTTGGATTGTTCCGAGACGggttgtggagggaggagacgtTTTAACACATGCATATGGCCTTGAGCCACATGAGTCTAGTTGTCTCCAGAAACCAAATTCTGTGTGAGGAATTGAGACTCAACATATAATTAATTGGTGGTAAAACAGACAATAGCAAAAATGACACCATAGTCTTGGCTGCtggaatgttgtgtgtgtgttgggtctcAAGGTCTCCTACTCGTCAATTTATAATTTTGAATGGACAAATCCCAATAGGCTCCTCTGAGACTTTTTTGTAGTTTTGTTTTCTATGTTTTCATCCTTGAAATAACAGATTCCTGAAGTTgaaaatacaaatagtagtatTACAACATATAATTGGGCAGAAGTTTACATTAAATATTGTGAACTTTAGATTAATCTAATTATAAATAGGTTAATTACACTTTCAAGTGTTATGAGAagacattttgtttgatatgttTCTCTCTAAAAGGACAAAAACGCACATAAAACGCCTAGCGCCGGCAGGTTTCCATGCAAAGGCAGGAGGTAGTCTTTTCATGGCTGTGGTTGTCTCCACCGGCATAGTCTGCGCTGCCCCGCCCCCTCAACATTTACATCCGGATCACCAACAAAAGTCTGATGCAAGATCCAAGCAAAACGGAAAGCCAAAAGCAGAGAAAAAGTCATTATTCAGTGCCCCCTAGTGGCAGAAAAACAGTACTTTCTAATGATGATTCTCAAGGAATTGGAAAAATATGCGAATTTCTGCCTCCTTGAGGCGCCCAGACGGTTACTTTCATTACTATCGCGGGACAAAACAATGACCAAAACATAGACTCAATTATACGTAAATTAAAAGATGAATCACATTATCGTATGTCACACTCCAATTAGACACAGCATCAAATATTTTAAATCAAATTGCATACTGATACTGTAGGATCACATCATCTTATTGTGGCCACTTTGTAAAAAGGATTTTTAAAATTTTATTATAAAAAAGTACACAATATAAGAGTTGTGTGAATGGCACATGAGCTTCTTGTTTCCCCCATATAAAAGTCCAGGCTTCAGATAAGCTTGCTTGAAGTTCTCCAGCAGATTATATCATCTTACCCTGACACATTCTCAGCTCCGACAAATCAGCTGGCAGAGAATGACCCATtaggcctacatccacagagaTCTTTTGGGAAATGTATGCATAGTTCAGCCTACGAGGTCATGTTGAGACTGAGCCTGCGTCCGCCTCAACGATGGCCTTCTCTTCTTCAGGCAGAGCCCACTTCTGGATCTCTCCGCTTCCAAACAGGGTGAAGATGAGCGCCCCGATGGCACTGATGCCGGCGGCTACGCAAAACACACTCCTCCAGCCCGCCACAGTGTGCTGGGAAGAGAGACCAGgagtgggggcagggaggaaggggggggggtaaaggagaCATAGTTTTATGATATTTATCTATCTCCAATTATTTTGACAACCTGCTAATCTTACAGATTAATTATTAGGTGTGATGTTAAGCTTACATCTTTGGTAAGGTAACCCACAGCAATAGGTGCCACAACCCCTGGGATGGTCCCGAAAGTGTTGGTGATTCCCAGGAGCACTCCGGCGTACCTGTAGAAGGGAGGTGTAGACATTCAGAGAGCTGTTGGATGTCCAGGGGATGTttaagcatgtgtttgtgtatgtttaggTGAGAGTGAGTGAACAAGTGTAATTCAGTGATGGATAAAGGAAACAATAACACAACAGggattaaaaataaaaattgacAAAACTTTCGGGACTAAGAAAATAACCAGAGATGGAGATTCAGATGGAGATGCGTCCAGAGACACCCACCGTGGAGCGATGTCTATCTGGTTGATGAATACCCCCGCAGCACTAGTTCCCCCAATAGTggtagagagggtgaggaaggtcACAGCTAGTGTTCCACTGCACCCTGAGAAGCCCAATGCCACCAGGAACCCTGCTGGTAACAGCAGACCTGGAGTGACAAttaaaaggagagaaaaggagagaaagagagagaaatggagggtgagagacaaaAGACAAAGGGAGAATAGTTGAACTTGAGTGCTATATAATAAACACTGTCCCAACCACAGATGCAAATTTATAGGTTATGGATCTCAAAACAACACAGAGGAATAAATTGATATGCAAAAGGAGGATGCAAGATAACAGCACACTCTTTCAGTTTTAGAGTCTGGGTGAGGCCTAGACTTATACAGCCCATTGTTTTTTGTAATACTGCTTTTATAACCACTGTCATACCCCTTTCACAATAAAGGTCTCCTTGCCTGTAATAGTAAAGATCTTGCGAACAGCAGTGGTGCTCAATAGCTCCTTCTCCAGGAGACTGTCTGCTACAACgcctgagagcagagagaagagccAAGCACCCAGGTATGGCAGGGCAGACAGAAAGGAATTCTGTGTTgataagaaagagagatattgagTGAGAGatgattattttttattatttgtgGAAGTTTGACAGGCTCGATTATTTTGGTCTGATCTTTTTGTGTAATTATTTGCGTATTAATACTTGAATGTATATATGGGAGTGGACAAGTGGAAACTTaatggaagaaagaaaaaatgttATGggacactcagtctctctccttttctctacaTCTCTGGTCTCCTGTGCATGTGTCACCTGTCGGAGGTCAAAGTGCAGTACGGTGTCCATGTAGGTGGGAAgggaggtgagcagggtgtAGTACGACCAGTTGGCACACATCTGGGACAGAATGATGGCCCACAGGGGTCCAGACAGCAGCAGGGGCAGCAGAGGCACAGACCAGCCGTGGGCACCTCCCTGGGGATCGCAAAGAGAGACAAATACAGAGACAAAAGGGTTAAATAAgatgtgggaggggagggagggagggggaaaagagtAGGAAGGATTgtaaaagagtgaaagagagcgtTGTTAAATACAAATTGCCAAACCTAAGCTGTGAGCATCAAATAACGTTCTGTTTGCTACCTGGGGGCCTATAGTGTTGATTATGTAATCCTGTTCCTGTTTGCTGATTCGTGGGTGAGTATGAGGCTTGTCTGATACCAGGATGAACCAGGCGACTGCCCAGAGACAACCTGCTCCTCCTGaacaacagaaagagaggagaacataaagagtgtgtgtggctttgtatATTAGAGATTAGAGATCAGAACCTCTATCAAACCAGGTTAGTGCCTCTCTCACCACATATGTAGAATACAGCAGGCCACCCCAGGCTGTGGCAGATAAAGCCTGTTAGGGGCAAAGCAACAAAGGCCCCAAAGTTAGCCCCTGCCCCCGACAGGGTAATCAGGCGCGACCTCTCCAATGGCGGTGCCCAACAAGCCCACATGGCCATCATGGCGGGGAACGTCACACCCTGcagaaggaacacacacagtttagaaCTTAACTGTTAACTTAACAGTTTAGAACTTAACTGTGTGCAGTGTCTTATAAGAAAACCCTAAGGCCAACAGGTCAATAAAATTAGTTATTGTTTTGTAGTCTATTGTAGCCCCACATGATGACTTTTTACCTCTCCAAAGCCTTCCAGAGCCCGAAGGGCAAACAACCAGGAGGCCCCCATCTGGGCGGCCAGGGGGGTAAGGAGGGTGAGGGCGGCGGTGCCCAGCACCC
Above is a window of Osmerus mordax isolate fOsmMor3 chromosome 18, fOsmMor3.pri, whole genome shotgun sequence DNA encoding:
- the si:ch1073-513e17.1 gene encoding sialin; its protein translation is MALQNGYSINAALSDESGDTKPLLEDDAVEGVESVHPQCCSTRLNLAVMMFFGFSVVYGLRVNLSVAMVAMVNETRSQPTLNGTARHECPVPSHSFSNSSPSPDQPVGIPQYSWDSGTQGWLLGAFFFGYLFTQIPGGYLAGHYGGSKFLGGGVLGTAALTLLTPLAAQMGASWLFALRALEGFGEGVTFPAMMAMWACWAPPLERSRLITLSGAGANFGAFVALPLTGFICHSLGWPAVFYICGGAGCLWAVAWFILVSDKPHTHPRISKQEQDYIINTIGPQGGAHGWSVPLLPLLLSGPLWAIILSQMCANWSYYTLLTSLPTYMDTVLHFDLRQNSFLSALPYLGAWLFSLLSGVVADSLLEKELLSTTAVRKIFTITGLLLPAGFLVALGFSGCSGTLAVTFLTLSTTIGGTSAAGVFINQIDIAPRYAGVLLGITNTFGTIPGVVAPIAVGYLTKDHTVAGWRSVFCVAAGISAIGALIFTLFGSGEIQKWALPEEEKAIVEADAGSVST